In a single window of the Natator depressus isolate rNatDep1 chromosome 24, rNatDep2.hap1, whole genome shotgun sequence genome:
- the SDHC gene encoding succinate dehydrogenase cytochrome b560 subunit, mitochondrial isoform X2, translating to MPVLLARHVGQRCLWTRLSPSLSMRHVVPMGTAAKEDMAQFCNKNTQSNRPMSPHITIYKWSLPMLMSIAHRGTGVAMSAGVSLFGLAALILPEQFPYYLAFVKSLSLGPALIYSAKFALAFPLTYHTWNGIRHLMWDMGKGFKIPQIYQSGVLVLVLTLLSSAGLAAM from the exons ATGCCTGTCTTATTAGCAAG ACATGTGGGTCAGCGTTGCCTGTGGACTCGGCTCAGCCCCAGCCTTTCTATGCGACA CGTGGTCCCCATGGGAACAGCAGCGAAGGAGGATATGGCTCAATTTTGCAATAAAAACACCCAGTCAAACCGTCCCATGTCCCCTCATATCACCATCTACAA GTGGTCTCTGCCCATGTTGATGTCCATCGCCCACCGTGGCACTGGTGTTGCAATGAGTGCAG GGGTGTCTCTCTTTGGCCTGGCTGCCTTGATTCTCCCGGAACAGTTCCCCTATTACTTGGCATTTGTGAAGTCACTCAGCCTGGGGCCTGCTCTTATCTACTCTGCTAAGTTTGCGTTGGCTTTCCCCCTCACCTACCACACGTGGAACGGAATCCGACACCTT ATGTGGGACATGGGAAAAGGATTTAAGATTCCCCAAATCTACCAGTCTGGAGTCCTGGTCCTGGTCTTGACCCTGCTTTCCTCTGCTGGACTCGCAGCCATGTGA
- the SDHC gene encoding succinate dehydrogenase cytochrome b560 subunit, mitochondrial isoform X1 has translation MAASLLRHVGQRCLWTRLSPSLSMRHVVPMGTAAKEDMAQFCNKNTQSNRPMSPHITIYKWSLPMLMSIAHRGTGVAMSAGVSLFGLAALILPEQFPYYLAFVKSLSLGPALIYSAKFALAFPLTYHTWNGIRHLMWDMGKGFKIPQIYQSGVLVLVLTLLSSAGLAAM, from the exons ACATGTGGGTCAGCGTTGCCTGTGGACTCGGCTCAGCCCCAGCCTTTCTATGCGACA CGTGGTCCCCATGGGAACAGCAGCGAAGGAGGATATGGCTCAATTTTGCAATAAAAACACCCAGTCAAACCGTCCCATGTCCCCTCATATCACCATCTACAA GTGGTCTCTGCCCATGTTGATGTCCATCGCCCACCGTGGCACTGGTGTTGCAATGAGTGCAG GGGTGTCTCTCTTTGGCCTGGCTGCCTTGATTCTCCCGGAACAGTTCCCCTATTACTTGGCATTTGTGAAGTCACTCAGCCTGGGGCCTGCTCTTATCTACTCTGCTAAGTTTGCGTTGGCTTTCCCCCTCACCTACCACACGTGGAACGGAATCCGACACCTT ATGTGGGACATGGGAAAAGGATTTAAGATTCCCCAAATCTACCAGTCTGGAGTCCTGGTCCTGGTCTTGACCCTGCTTTCCTCTGCTGGACTCGCAGCCATGTGA